One window from the genome of Metabacillus flavus encodes:
- a CDS encoding OPT family oligopeptide transporter: MSDDSKQRDKFVPYVPSSKSLPELTVTAIVLGIILAVVFGAANAYLGLRIGLTVSASIPAAVISMAILRGLFRRNSILENNIVQTMTTAGEAVGAGAVFTLPALFLWDVDVSQGLIIFVVLTGGFLGVFMMVPLRQLLIVREHEILPYPEGTACAEVLKSGEEGGNSAKLIGIGLLIGGGFKALGDGFKLFKTEVETGITNFKNAVVGIDTLPALLGVGYIIGPRVAGQMLGGGLLAWIVLIPAIGFFGGGSDAAIFPADAPISELDAWGIWEGYIRYIGAGAVAVAGLITLVKSIPTLFGSAFATFKGVRDNKGQLQAAPIRTEQDIPMKYVLIGILALVLIIAFVPVTQIGIIGAIAIAIFGFLFVSVASRIVGVVGSSSSPVSGMTIATLLIVTVVYKATGFSGMEGMVAALLVAAIICTALAVAGDISQDLKTGYIVGGTPWKQQVAMMIGVVASGSLIGFILILMDNAYTMGSADLPAPKAALMKILAEGVLGGDLPWDLIFIGAAIAVTLEFFGMNSLVVAVGIYLPVHVSTPIMIGGFVRFFIEKFSKTKEALAERTDRGTLFASGLIAGEALIGVVIAILLYFEVNIPENALFPSALLPFILFLLLAVLLGYVSFKGSKKRV, from the coding sequence TTGTCAGATGATTCGAAACAACGTGATAAATTTGTCCCTTACGTTCCTTCTTCTAAATCTTTGCCCGAACTGACTGTAACCGCTATTGTTCTTGGTATTATTTTAGCGGTCGTGTTTGGTGCAGCGAATGCTTACTTGGGACTTCGGATTGGCTTAACGGTATCAGCATCTATTCCTGCTGCGGTTATTTCAATGGCGATTCTAAGAGGGTTATTCAGAAGGAATTCGATTCTGGAAAACAACATCGTACAAACGATGACCACAGCAGGAGAGGCTGTTGGAGCCGGAGCGGTATTCACCCTCCCTGCATTATTTCTTTGGGATGTGGATGTCAGCCAGGGGCTGATTATCTTTGTTGTCCTTACCGGGGGATTTCTTGGTGTATTTATGATGGTGCCTCTTCGCCAGCTTTTAATTGTCAGAGAGCATGAAATCCTGCCTTATCCGGAAGGGACAGCCTGTGCTGAAGTGCTTAAATCCGGTGAAGAAGGCGGAAACAGTGCGAAGCTGATTGGAATCGGCCTGTTAATCGGCGGAGGGTTTAAAGCACTTGGCGATGGGTTTAAACTGTTCAAAACGGAAGTGGAAACCGGCATTACAAACTTTAAAAATGCCGTAGTCGGGATTGATACACTTCCTGCCCTTCTCGGTGTCGGCTATATTATCGGACCGAGAGTTGCCGGGCAAATGCTTGGCGGCGGACTTCTTGCCTGGATCGTTCTGATTCCGGCAATCGGCTTCTTCGGAGGCGGTTCTGACGCCGCGATCTTCCCTGCTGATGCCCCGATCAGCGAATTGGATGCATGGGGTATTTGGGAAGGCTATATCCGCTATATTGGTGCAGGAGCAGTTGCAGTAGCCGGTTTGATTACCTTGGTTAAATCTATTCCAACCCTTTTCGGTTCTGCATTCGCAACCTTCAAAGGCGTTCGTGATAACAAAGGACAGCTCCAGGCTGCGCCAATCCGGACAGAGCAGGACATTCCGATGAAATATGTATTGATCGGTATCCTTGCCCTTGTTTTGATTATCGCGTTCGTTCCTGTTACTCAAATCGGAATCATTGGCGCCATTGCCATTGCGATTTTCGGATTTCTATTTGTTTCCGTTGCTTCCCGTATTGTCGGTGTCGTTGGAAGCTCTTCTTCTCCTGTTTCAGGAATGACGATCGCGACACTGCTTATCGTTACGGTTGTGTATAAAGCGACCGGATTCTCCGGCATGGAAGGAATGGTTGCTGCCCTGCTCGTAGCTGCAATCATCTGTACAGCCCTTGCTGTTGCAGGGGATATTTCTCAGGATTTAAAAACCGGCTACATTGTCGGAGGAACCCCTTGGAAGCAGCAAGTTGCGATGATGATTGGTGTCGTTGCATCCGGTTCCCTGATCGGATTTATTCTGATCTTGATGGATAATGCGTACACAATGGGTTCAGCGGATCTTCCAGCACCAAAAGCAGCCCTGATGAAAATTTTGGCTGAAGGGGTTCTTGGCGGAGATCTTCCATGGGATCTGATTTTTATCGGTGCGGCAATTGCCGTAACACTTGAGTTCTTTGGAATGAATTCTCTTGTCGTAGCGGTTGGTATTTACCTGCCTGTTCACGTAAGCACACCGATTATGATTGGCGGATTTGTCCGCTTCTTCATTGAGAAATTCTCGAAAACCAAAGAAGCTCTTGCTGAACGTACAGACCGCGGAACCCTGTTTGCATCCGGTCTGATTGCAGGAGAGGCTCTTATTGGAGTTGTCATTGCGATCCTGCTGTATTTCGAAGTAAACATTCCGGAAAATGCCTTATTCCCTAGTGCATTGCTTCCGTTTATCCTCTTCCTTCTTTTAGCGGTACTGCTTGGGTATGTATCTTTTAAAGGCAGCAAAAAACGTGTTTAA
- a CDS encoding PqqD family peptide modification chaperone has product MFNKKKERNLLELVPLLANHVELQMKDGGKGVLIVQRTNWAERFSIRFLKQPAFRTIQMDEYGTYVLSQMKDDSTVADLAESMSTHFGEDAEPVLPRLTKFIQILESQEWLIWKNE; this is encoded by the coding sequence GTGTTTAATAAGAAAAAAGAGAGGAACCTGCTTGAACTGGTTCCTCTTCTTGCTAATCATGTTGAACTGCAGATGAAGGACGGCGGTAAAGGGGTTCTAATCGTTCAGCGGACGAACTGGGCTGAACGATTCTCGATCCGTTTCCTGAAACAGCCTGCCTTCAGAACGATTCAGATGGACGAGTATGGAACATATGTCCTCTCACAAATGAAGGATGATTCCACCGTGGCGGATCTGGCCGAGAGCATGAGTACCCATTTCGGAGAAGATGCCGAGCCAGTTCTACCCCGGCTTACAAAATTCATTCAAATCCTGGAATCGCAGGAATGGCTAATTTGGAAAAATGAATGA
- a CDS encoding pseudouridine synthase: MRINKYMSLPGHWSRREIDHFIEEGCITVNGSVCMPGQDISEEDVVLVKGKPIPEKPKPVYIALNKPPGIVCTAVRDVRNNLIEYMNYPVRIFPVGRLDKDSQGLLIMTNDGDISNRILRSENSHEKEYVVTVSNPFGDEFLEMMGAGVAILGTVTNPCQVSRVSSDTFRIILTQGLNRQIRRMCKELGFYVTRLERIRIMNINLEGIELGAWRQLTDNEMLTLFEKLYGETREITSGK, from the coding sequence TTGAGAATTAATAAATATATGAGTCTCCCAGGGCACTGGTCCAGAAGAGAAATAGACCATTTCATTGAAGAAGGCTGTATTACGGTAAATGGCAGTGTTTGTATGCCCGGTCAGGACATTTCAGAGGAAGATGTTGTTCTTGTGAAGGGGAAGCCCATTCCTGAAAAACCCAAGCCCGTCTATATCGCTTTAAATAAGCCTCCAGGCATTGTGTGCACAGCTGTAAGGGACGTGCGCAATAACCTTATCGAATACATGAATTATCCGGTAAGGATTTTTCCTGTCGGACGTCTGGATAAGGATTCCCAGGGACTTTTGATCATGACAAACGATGGCGATATTTCGAATCGGATCCTTCGCTCTGAGAACAGTCACGAGAAGGAATATGTGGTGACCGTCAGCAATCCTTTCGGGGATGAATTTCTGGAAATGATGGGAGCGGGTGTTGCCATTCTTGGGACGGTGACCAATCCGTGCCAAGTAAGCCGAGTATCCTCTGACACGTTCCGGATTATTTTAACTCAAGGGCTGAACAGACAAATCAGAAGAATGTGCAAGGAGCTCGGCTTCTATGTAACCAGGCTTGAAAGAATCCGGATTATGAACATAAATCTTGAAGGGATTGAGCTTGGGGCATGGAGGCAGCTTACGGACAATGAGATGCTTACTTTATTTGAGAAGCTATATGGTGAAACAAGGGAAATTACGTCAGGAAAGTAA
- a CDS encoding ABC transporter ATP-binding protein — MIDIDKVTKTYGKKHPLKEVSLTISKGEVFGLLGKNGAGKSTLLSILAAIAYPDSGTAHINGMDSRKQKRKVRECIGYVPQEIALWEQNTVKENMIVFSKLAKIKASEESLKKLCSDVQLEDQWDEKVSRLSGGMKRKLNIAAALIHQPDILLMDEPTVGIDLQSKLEINRLVKRLADEGKTIVYTTHDLNEIMTLFSRIGVLKDGQFSFIGTALEAKEEYAGEASQEEWIYNLLNR; from the coding sequence ATGATTGATATTGATAAGGTCACGAAAACATATGGAAAAAAGCATCCCCTTAAAGAGGTGTCTCTCACGATCTCCAAAGGCGAGGTATTTGGACTCCTTGGCAAGAACGGAGCTGGTAAGTCTACACTACTCTCCATTCTCGCGGCGATTGCTTATCCGGATTCCGGAACGGCTCATATTAACGGCATGGACAGCAGGAAACAGAAAAGAAAGGTCAGGGAATGCATCGGCTATGTACCACAGGAAATTGCTCTTTGGGAGCAAAATACCGTGAAGGAAAACATGATCGTATTCAGCAAGCTGGCCAAAATCAAGGCATCAGAAGAGAGCTTAAAGAAGCTCTGTTCGGATGTTCAGCTCGAGGATCAGTGGGATGAGAAGGTAAGCAGACTCTCTGGGGGCATGAAACGAAAGCTCAATATTGCCGCAGCGCTCATTCATCAGCCGGATATTTTACTGATGGATGAGCCGACTGTCGGAATCGACCTTCAATCGAAGCTTGAGATTAACCGTCTCGTTAAAAGGCTTGCTGATGAAGGAAAAACAATCGTTTATACGACCCATGATCTAAACGAAATTATGACTTTGTTCAGCAGAATTGGCGTTTTAAAGGATGGGCAGTTTTCTTTTATTGGAACGGCGCTTGAGGCGAAAGAGGAATACGCCGGCGAAGCCTCACAGGAAGAGTGGATCTATAATCTTCTGAACAGGTAA
- a CDS encoding ABC transporter permease, whose product MRIAQHTFMQLLKKPFLLLLLLFLPAAAIYGLSEFTGNVEKDLSVPVAIVDQDRTDFSKTFISRLKKQERIKVSQTTESVAKDLLLREETDTVFIIKHGFKQSITEGEREGIIEMRTSPLSVASGVVREVAASEVIRFTSSAKAAKRVEKIAEKYKGNFRSPEEIWQEAYHYADQQWEPKPLMTIRYVPAEEKKNADRESDSGSGMLESPARIWTIAALLLCMFTCDWIPKEKDVLYKRIQTTPAGLNAYILQSFIAYLALNVIQAAVSWWMISRLESGTSITLLIPMVFFMMLGLSVSFFLASISPHTGNYYTASTVWIFTVSLLGGSVVPAGEILPQLKTLQEWLPQEPVLNWELKNASIWLKLVLTAALSSLLIFISMSRLRSTR is encoded by the coding sequence ATGAGAATAGCGCAGCATACATTCATGCAACTACTGAAAAAGCCATTCCTGCTTCTTCTCCTTCTCTTTTTGCCGGCTGCCGCAATATACGGTTTGAGTGAATTTACAGGAAATGTGGAGAAGGATTTGAGTGTACCGGTAGCTATTGTGGATCAGGACCGGACTGATTTTTCAAAAACCTTTATAAGCAGGCTGAAAAAACAGGAACGGATCAAGGTTTCTCAAACGACCGAATCGGTTGCTAAGGACTTATTGCTAAGAGAAGAAACGGATACGGTTTTCATTATTAAACACGGCTTCAAACAATCAATTACGGAAGGTGAGAGGGAAGGCATTATTGAAATGCGGACCTCCCCTTTATCGGTAGCTTCAGGTGTGGTTAGGGAGGTAGCTGCAAGTGAAGTGATCCGTTTCACATCCAGCGCTAAGGCTGCAAAACGGGTGGAAAAAATCGCAGAGAAATACAAAGGAAATTTTAGATCTCCGGAGGAAATCTGGCAGGAGGCTTATCATTACGCAGATCAGCAATGGGAGCCAAAGCCGCTCATGACGATCCGTTATGTCCCTGCAGAAGAGAAAAAGAATGCAGACAGGGAGTCCGATTCCGGATCGGGGATGCTTGAATCTCCAGCTAGAATATGGACGATAGCAGCCTTGCTCTTATGCATGTTCACGTGTGACTGGATTCCAAAGGAAAAGGACGTTCTTTATAAACGCATCCAGACTACACCGGCAGGGCTTAATGCTTATATTTTGCAATCCTTCATCGCGTACCTGGCTCTGAACGTGATCCAGGCTGCAGTCAGCTGGTGGATGATCAGCAGACTTGAAAGCGGAACTTCGATTACGCTGCTCATTCCAATGGTATTCTTTATGATGCTTGGCTTATCTGTCAGTTTTTTTCTCGCAAGCATCTCACCGCATACAGGTAATTATTACACGGCAAGTACCGTGTGGATTTTTACAGTCAGTCTGCTTGGAGGAAGCGTGGTCCCTGCTGGTGAAATTCTGCCGCAGCTGAAAACCCTGCAGGAATGGCTGCCGCAGGAACCCGTGCTGAACTGGGAGCTTAAAAATGCCTCTATCTGGCTGAAGCTGGTTCTAACAGCAGCCCTGAGCAGTCTGCTCATCTTTATTTCAATGTCTCGCTTAAGGAGTACCCGATGA
- a CDS encoding ABC transporter permease yields the protein MRSFLYMALFFLKGVVRKWKTLILLFAVPLILMGGSAYIAAKAFTDKERLDPFKAAIVDQDETFQTGYVIKQLTDNEELTRVVKPVVTTEANARKLLKENKIAGMAILPENFSQTIMNGENVPLTVIGNENKPLQAYLFRQVMESAADYTSAAQSGINTVYDFMLQADLSNEVRKTEYKKDVLSFSLHALGRNEVFEETEEGSLFLENILSYYGISIFTLLLMVWAYQILLFMRGQITSGIRTRLLLYKMSAWRLSLSEWLAASVFLIPLLAAGVYALKAGHIWDGERLLETGAGTILILLIFTALFGFISSIFTSDRLFQVVSTVFISTGCVLGGHFIPSFYLPAWLEPYSLFSINTYTLDLAYSLFSGGNTDFSPLLFLLCALIALIGMGAILREKRLEARG from the coding sequence ATGCGATCTTTCCTTTATATGGCGCTGTTCTTTCTGAAAGGCGTCGTCCGAAAATGGAAAACTCTTATTCTTCTGTTCGCTGTCCCGCTCATCCTTATGGGCGGTTCAGCTTATATTGCGGCAAAGGCGTTCACGGATAAGGAACGCCTTGACCCGTTTAAAGCCGCGATAGTGGACCAGGATGAGACCTTTCAGACAGGATATGTGATCAAACAGCTGACGGACAATGAGGAACTGACTCGTGTAGTAAAGCCGGTTGTAACAACGGAAGCGAACGCAAGAAAGCTGCTGAAAGAAAATAAAATCGCCGGCATGGCTATTTTGCCTGAAAACTTCAGCCAAACTATTATGAATGGCGAAAATGTTCCGCTTACGGTGATTGGAAACGAAAATAAGCCTCTTCAGGCCTATTTATTCCGCCAGGTCATGGAAAGTGCGGCAGATTATACATCGGCTGCTCAAAGCGGAATTAACACCGTCTATGATTTTATGCTTCAGGCGGATCTTTCAAATGAAGTCAGGAAGACAGAATATAAAAAGGATGTCCTATCCTTTTCCTTGCATGCTCTTGGAAGAAATGAAGTATTCGAGGAAACGGAAGAAGGCAGTTTGTTTCTTGAAAATATCCTTTCCTACTACGGAATATCAATTTTCACACTGCTGCTTATGGTTTGGGCCTATCAAATCTTATTGTTTATGCGGGGGCAGATTACTTCCGGAATACGGACGCGTTTGCTGCTTTACAAAATGAGTGCTTGGAGATTGAGCCTTTCAGAATGGCTGGCTGCGAGCGTTTTCCTGATTCCTTTGCTTGCGGCAGGGGTGTATGCCTTAAAAGCAGGTCATATTTGGGACGGAGAACGCCTGCTTGAAACGGGGGCAGGAACGATCCTTATTTTACTGATTTTTACGGCGCTATTCGGTTTTATATCATCAATTTTCACAAGCGACCGGCTGTTTCAAGTTGTATCCACCGTATTCATCTCCACCGGGTGTGTACTGGGCGGGCATTTTATTCCATCCTTCTATTTGCCAGCCTGGCTTGAGCCATACTCCTTATTCTCAATCAATACCTACACCCTGGATCTGGCTTACTCTCTTTTCAGTGGCGGAAATACTGATTTCAGCCCTCTCCTTTTTCTGTTATGCGCCTTAATCGCTCTGATTGGAATGGGTGCGATTCTAAGAGAAAAGAGATTGGAGGCGAGGGGATGA
- a CDS encoding DUF6583 family protein: MNNNDNRTGRSETAAATETVTSRQMGKFPLKWVIAGIVAFLVIGGTAAYALIFSKSPKQLYLFSELKTFQKAAEDFEDQNGELADFQEKFAEMASSTKTKVTGGVEAEGVLPPEFEMIQEIINEAAITTDVEQDPKSDKSFTKAGIAIQGENLLDMEIYQSPEQVAAKIPSIYEKYLYLNSDEYGQFMRQVDPAYAGPEKLNFQPLTIKDFELNEKEQKHLQDTYASFLNEQLKDEFFTKKDNVSYEHNGEKLSVTQVTMKLSEKETKTLITRLLDQMIKDKELHTIIANRVVKIGNTGASQMDMMDPETVKSDFVDALKDAKEGLKDAKIPKGFTSVLMVNGDELVIDRKMDLAVTDTESGSENTISIHTMDVPYDGDKKRDQEFKLDLVSDNEDEGASILLTNKISKTDDANRTERLKGKISSNDPAAEGSFDFSMKSDFSGKDPAKQTISRDFSLGSEEGLDSPLKIEGNVTQKQDVSVKDNYSNQLFEIKLNGGADMAEGSVSLKIDTKTKLKKNADIPEVNLDSEVNINNITPAQMTDIQIKAGTKLQDLMLQLGVI; this comes from the coding sequence ATGAATAACAATGATAATCGAACAGGAAGATCTGAAACCGCTGCTGCAACTGAGACCGTTACAAGCAGACAAATGGGGAAATTTCCGCTGAAATGGGTCATTGCGGGAATCGTCGCTTTTTTAGTTATCGGAGGAACAGCGGCCTACGCACTAATTTTTAGCAAGTCACCTAAACAGCTTTATTTATTCTCGGAATTAAAGACTTTCCAAAAGGCAGCAGAGGATTTTGAAGATCAGAATGGCGAACTTGCTGATTTTCAGGAAAAGTTTGCAGAAATGGCCTCCAGCACAAAAACAAAAGTAACAGGCGGTGTTGAGGCCGAAGGAGTATTGCCTCCCGAATTTGAAATGATCCAGGAAATTATAAATGAGGCTGCCATTACAACGGATGTTGAGCAGGATCCAAAATCAGATAAGAGCTTCACTAAAGCAGGCATTGCCATTCAGGGAGAAAATCTTCTTGATATGGAAATTTACCAATCGCCTGAACAGGTTGCTGCAAAAATACCTTCAATTTATGAAAAGTACCTCTATCTGAATTCAGATGAATACGGCCAGTTCATGAGGCAGGTAGACCCAGCATATGCCGGACCTGAAAAGCTGAACTTCCAGCCGCTTACGATCAAAGATTTTGAACTGAATGAAAAGGAACAGAAACACCTTCAGGATACCTATGCATCCTTCTTAAATGAACAGCTGAAGGATGAATTTTTCACGAAAAAGGATAATGTTTCTTATGAGCATAACGGCGAAAAGCTGAGTGTAACCCAGGTTACTATGAAGCTATCAGAAAAAGAAACGAAAACGCTGATTACTCGTTTACTGGATCAGATGATTAAAGATAAAGAGCTTCATACTATTATAGCGAACAGAGTAGTGAAAATCGGGAATACGGGCGCCAGCCAAATGGATATGATGGACCCTGAAACAGTAAAATCTGATTTCGTGGATGCGTTGAAAGATGCAAAAGAGGGCTTGAAGGATGCAAAAATCCCTAAAGGATTTACATCCGTGCTGATGGTAAACGGCGATGAACTGGTCATTGACCGCAAAATGGACCTGGCCGTAACGGACACGGAAAGCGGATCGGAAAATACTATATCCATTCACACGATGGACGTCCCTTATGATGGGGATAAGAAAAGAGACCAGGAATTTAAACTGGATTTAGTCTCTGATAATGAGGATGAGGGCGCGTCGATCCTGTTAACGAACAAGATTTCAAAAACAGATGATGCAAACCGGACAGAGAGACTGAAAGGCAAAATCAGCAGCAACGATCCTGCAGCTGAAGGATCCTTTGATTTCTCCATGAAATCTGATTTTTCCGGAAAAGATCCTGCAAAGCAAACCATTTCACGCGACTTTTCATTAGGTTCTGAAGAAGGATTGGATTCTCCGCTGAAAATTGAGGGTAATGTAACACAAAAGCAGGATGTAAGTGTGAAGGACAACTACAGCAACCAGCTTTTTGAAATTAAACTCAATGGTGGTGCAGATATGGCAGAAGGATCCGTTTCTTTAAAGATTGATACGAAGACAAAGCTTAAGAAAAATGCCGATATCCCTGAAGTGAATCTGGACAGTGAAGTCAATATCAATAACATCACACCTGCTCAAATGACAGACATCCAAATAAAAGCCGGCACTAAACTGCAGGATCTTATGCTGCAGCTTGGAGTCATTTAA
- a CDS encoding class I SAM-dependent rRNA methyltransferase, with translation MSLQIKLQTKPASAKLFQKGYPLVEKEAVANPGVLQEEGEIFTLTDPKGTFIGTGYYGKQNKGIGWILSFRRDESIDQSFFDKKIKAASDYRSSMLKSEDTTAFRLFNGEGDGIGGLTIDYFEGYCLINWYSKGIYAFKEQVLAALQKSINPKGIYQKKRFDEKGQYIEEDDFVTGEEAPYPLLVKENGAKFAVYLNEGAMVGVFLDQRDVRKAIRDAYSKDKTVLNMFSYTGAFSVFAALGGASRTVSVDVANRSLPKTIEQFSINGIDHEAQEIIVEDVFKYFKYAAKKEKIYDLVILDPPSFAKSKKHTFSAAKDYKNLLKDTISLTARNGVIVASTNASNVSDEKFKGFIDQAFKESNAKYSILENYKLPKDFRTSPQYKQGNYLKVYFIKVTAK, from the coding sequence ATTTCATTGCAAATAAAACTTCAAACAAAACCTGCTTCAGCCAAGCTCTTCCAAAAAGGGTATCCCCTTGTTGAAAAAGAAGCAGTGGCGAATCCGGGCGTCCTGCAGGAAGAAGGGGAGATTTTTACGCTGACGGACCCAAAAGGGACATTTATAGGGACAGGCTATTATGGTAAACAAAATAAAGGAATCGGCTGGATTTTGTCCTTCAGGAGAGATGAATCAATCGATCAGTCTTTCTTTGATAAAAAAATAAAGGCTGCTTCAGACTATAGGTCTTCCATGCTGAAGAGTGAAGATACTACAGCTTTTCGCCTGTTTAACGGCGAAGGGGACGGAATTGGCGGTCTAACCATAGATTATTTTGAAGGCTACTGCCTCATCAATTGGTACAGCAAGGGAATTTACGCGTTTAAAGAGCAGGTGCTGGCCGCTCTTCAGAAATCAATCAATCCAAAGGGAATTTATCAAAAGAAACGGTTTGACGAAAAAGGCCAATACATTGAAGAGGATGATTTTGTCACCGGCGAGGAGGCACCATATCCTCTTCTGGTGAAAGAAAACGGGGCAAAATTTGCGGTTTATTTGAACGAAGGTGCAATGGTCGGCGTGTTTTTGGATCAGCGCGACGTTCGCAAGGCCATTAGAGATGCCTATTCGAAGGATAAGACGGTTTTGAATATGTTTTCCTACACTGGAGCATTCTCTGTGTTTGCTGCGCTGGGAGGGGCTTCTAGGACGGTGAGTGTCGATGTGGCAAATCGCAGCCTTCCAAAAACTATTGAGCAATTCAGCATCAATGGAATTGACCATGAAGCACAGGAGATAATCGTAGAGGATGTTTTTAAATATTTTAAATACGCAGCCAAGAAAGAAAAAATCTATGATCTGGTCATCCTTGACCCTCCAAGCTTTGCAAAATCCAAAAAGCATACATTCAGTGCAGCGAAGGATTATAAAAACCTGCTAAAGGATACAATCAGCCTGACTGCACGAAATGGTGTGATTGTTGCCTCAACAAATGCCAGCAATGTGAGTGATGAGAAATTCAAAGGTTTTATCGATCAAGCCTTTAAAGAATCAAATGCAAAGTACAGCATTCTGGAAAACTATAAGCTTCCAAAAGACTTTCGGACTAGTCCTCAATACAAGCAGGGAAATTATTTAAAGGTTTATTTTATAAAAGTAACTGCGAAGTAA
- a CDS encoding oxidoreductase, with translation MTLKMGFIGFGKSTTIFHLPYVLIRNQYEVKKIYSRTAKPDMEKPYREKNIEFVYELAQLLDDKEISLITICTSHDTHYEFAKACLQHGKNVLVEKPFCFTGDAAKELLELAAVKGLVIMPYQNRRFDSDFLALQEVMDSGRLGKVTEIESHFDYYNPDAPDANSSSRYNGAVYGLGVHLIDQAVSLFGRPEKVYYDIRSVRNSNNADDYFHIELFYSQLKFILKMSHLVKAPYPKFLAHGTNGSFMKYGIDQQEKDLFAGRTPDESGFGEDPQNAYAKIAYSENGNDHQESWTTPKGDYGRIYDLLYETIVHHQPKPVTDEEILTVIEIMERGVNGENPKVLNLQREFPRQ, from the coding sequence ATGACGCTTAAAATGGGTTTTATCGGATTCGGGAAAAGCACCACGATTTTTCATTTGCCATATGTATTAATCCGAAATCAGTATGAAGTAAAAAAAATTTACAGCCGTACAGCAAAACCGGATATGGAGAAGCCATATAGAGAAAAAAACATTGAGTTTGTTTATGAACTGGCCCAGCTTCTAGATGATAAAGAAATCTCCCTTATCACTATTTGCACTTCACATGATACCCATTATGAGTTTGCAAAAGCATGCCTTCAGCACGGAAAAAATGTGCTGGTTGAAAAGCCATTCTGTTTTACAGGGGATGCAGCCAAAGAGCTGCTGGAACTTGCCGCAGTCAAAGGCCTTGTTATCATGCCATATCAGAACAGGAGATTTGATTCGGACTTCCTTGCACTCCAGGAAGTCATGGACAGCGGCCGATTAGGGAAAGTGACAGAGATTGAATCCCACTTTGATTATTATAATCCCGATGCACCTGATGCAAACAGCAGCAGCCGCTATAATGGAGCGGTCTATGGTCTCGGCGTCCACCTTATTGATCAGGCAGTATCATTATTCGGGAGACCTGAAAAGGTCTATTATGATATCCGGTCTGTCCGGAATTCTAATAATGCCGATGATTACTTTCACATTGAATTGTTTTATAGCCAACTAAAATTCATTTTAAAAATGAGCCATCTTGTGAAAGCCCCATACCCTAAATTTTTGGCGCATGGGACAAACGGAAGCTTTATGAAATACGGCATTGACCAGCAGGAAAAAGACCTTTTCGCCGGAAGAACCCCTGATGAATCCGGATTTGGAGAAGACCCGCAAAATGCTTACGCTAAAATTGCATATTCCGAAAATGGGAATGATCATCAAGAATCATGGACAACACCTAAAGGGGATTACGGCAGAATTTACGATTTGCTTTACGAGACAATCGTTCACCACCAGCCAAAACCTGTTACAGACGAAGAGATCCTCACTGTAATCGAAATAATGGAACGCGGTGTAAACGGGGAAAATCCTAAGGTTCTGAATTTGCAGAGGGAATTTCCTAGGCAATAA